Genomic DNA from Nitrospira sp.:
GCGTCACTTCAACGCCGAGGAGGGCGAAGATCGAGGCGTACTCGCACCCGATGACGCCTCCGCCAATAATCGCCAGAGACCGCGGGAGGTAGATCATCGACAAGAGGGAGTCGCTGTCGAGGATATGTTCATGATCGACGGGGATCTCTTGAGGATTGCGCGGGCGGGAACCGGTGGCGATGACGAAATGGTCGGCCGTAAAGTGTTGACGGGCGCCGTCCACGGTTTGCATTTCTATGGTTCGGTCATTGAGAAAACGCGCGCGGCCGTGAAACAGCGAGATGCCGTTCCGCCGCAGTTGTTTGCTCATATAGGTATCGTGCGTCTGGACGACTTCTTCCAGGCGGCTGAGCAGCGACGAGATTTCCGCGTCCGGCTTCAAGCTGAATTCAAACGCCGCGCTGGCTCGGCGCAGGCGGTCGAGGTGCAGGGCGCTCTCCCGCAAGGTCTTGCTGGGAATGGTGCCGCGGTAGACGCAGCTGCCGCCGATACCCCGTTCGCGCTCCAGCAGCGCCACGCGCTTGCCGGATTTCGCGCCTTGAATGGCGGCTTTTTGCCCGGCGGGGCCGGCTCCGATGATGACAATGTCGAAGGCTATTGGTGCGCTCATAGGTTCATTGCATTGACCAAGGCCAACGCCTTCTCTTTACCGGCCAGCAGCTGGTCGATATCGTTGGGGTAGAGGTTGAGATCGGCGAAGACCGGATGCTCGCGCAATTCTTCTTCGGGGAGCGTCTCCGGTTCCAGGAGGTGTGTCGCCAGACGGTCTGCGACGCAGGTGAGCAGGCAGTCTTGCCTGAAGGAGGTGGCGTGATCATATTCCTGGTAGCACGCAATGGCTTCGGCCACTTGCTTGGGCAGCCCCCATTTGTCGGCAATCAAGGTGCCGACACGGGTGTGGTAGCCGTCGAGTAGCTGTTGCATCACGGCCCTATCGGCCGAGAGTTTGAGGTCTTTGGCAAGATTCGCCACGGTTCGAAGGACGACCGGCTTGCCGATTCCGTGCAAGAGTCCACAGAGGTACGCGGTTTCGACATTTACCCGCCGCATGCGGGCGACCTCTTTGCCGAAGGCGCCGCTGGCCAGTGAGTGCCGCCAGAGCAGCTTCACGTGATCTTCGTGGCCTGGAACTTGGAATGCCCCGTTCTTCAACGAGGCCGTAAAGGCAATTTCAGAAAGCAGGTTGATGCCGAGCATGGCCACGGCGTGCTGGAGCGAGACGACCGGGCTGCGCGGCATATAGGCCGGCGAATTGGCAATGCGCAGGACGTGGGCGGCCAAGGCTTGATCTTGATGGATCAGCGATGACAGCTTGGCGGCATCGGCCGTCGCGTCGGCGGCCAGGGCCATGACTTGGCTGGCCACTTGAGGCAAGAGCGGGAGTTCGACTTCTCCTGCCTCGAGTTTCTTAACCAGAGCCTGTTCCAGCTTTTCGGTGGCGGCAGAGATTTGAGTATCGGGGGCCATTGGTGTTCTGGCGCTCCTGTTGTTTGTCGACGGTGTGAGCTTGTGACGTGTCTTTGTCGGTTGGTTCCTCGGAAAAGTTGAGCGAGAGGGCGCCCGGCGTGACAAGTTCACGGAGGCCTGACTATACTGTCGGCGAGATTCGCGTTCATTCGGACGAGCAAGGGAGATAGGTCTATGAAATGCCGATGGATTATCGGTTTGTTGGGTCTATGGTGCGGACTCATCTCAGTGGGTGTGGAAGCAGGGGAAAAGCCGGTGACGCCCGGCACGATTGCCAAAGAAGCTCGTGAGACGATTGAGGCGACGGCCCAGTATACGGCTCAACAGAAAGAGGCCTTTCAGCGGAAGGCTCAGGAAGAACTCGAGTCGATCCAGCAGCAGATGGCGGCGCTACAGGGAAGGGCCGACAAGGCCTCGGCCTCGGCCAGGACGGAATTGCAGAAGTCGATTCATGAGCTGGAGGTGAAGAAGGAGGCCGTCAAGCAACAGCTCGATGGACTCAAATCGGCCACCGATGCAAAATGGAACGAAATGAGGGCGGGCGTGCATTCTGCGATCGAAGAGATGAATCAGTCGTTTCAACGGCTGCGCTCGAAGCTGCAGTAAGGATCGACATGGATCTGCGATGGCATTGAGGTTTGCGCTATACCCCGGCTGTGCGGCGAAAGGCGCGACGCCGGAACTGTATCAATCGACGATGGCGATCGTCGGCCGGCTTGGCATTGACGTGGTCGAGCTTGCGGCGTCGTCTTGCTGCGGGGCCGGGGTGGTGACGGAGGCGGAGCCGGATGTCGCCTTGGCGTTGAACGCGCGGAACTTCGCTCAGGCCGAACGCCTGGGTCTCGATATCATGACCATTTGCGGGACGTGTCAGGGCGTCATGGCGGCGGCGAACAAGCGATTGAAGAGCGAGCCGGGATTACTCGATCGAATCAATCGTGTGTTGGAGCCGGACGGCATCGCCTATCGCGGGACGATTCAGATCAAGCATCTGCTGTGGATTATCGTGCGCGAGATCGGGCTGCGCCAGCTTGGCGCGCAGGTCGTGACATCTTTGCAGGGGCTGCGCATTGCGCCGTTCTATGGCTGTTATATTCTCCGGCCCTCCTGGGATCTCGGTTTTGACGATCCGGAAAACCCGTCGTCTCTCGAGCAGGTGATTCGTGCATTGGGCGGGGAGGCGGTTGCCTATGCCGGGCGCACCAAGTGCTGCGGGTTCCCGATCATTCTTGAAAAGGAAGCGGTGGCGATGGCGATGTCCGGAGCCAATATGAAAGAAGCCAAGGAGCAAGGGGCCGACTGTATGGTAACGCCCTGCCCGCTCTGTCATCTGAGCCTGGATATCTATCAGGATCGCGCGGGG
This window encodes:
- a CDS encoding HDOD domain-containing protein, yielding MAPDTQISAATEKLEQALVKKLEAGEVELPLLPQVASQVMALAADATADAAKLSSLIHQDQALAAHVLRIANSPAYMPRSPVVSLQHAVAMLGINLLSEIAFTASLKNGAFQVPGHEDHVKLLWRHSLASGAFGKEVARMRRVNVETAYLCGLLHGIGKPVVLRTVANLAKDLKLSADRAVMQQLLDGYHTRVGTLIADKWGLPKQVAEAIACYQEYDHATSFRQDCLLTCVADRLATHLLEPETLPEEELREHPVFADLNLYPNDIDQLLAGKEKALALVNAMNL
- a CDS encoding CoB--CoM heterodisulfide reductase iron-sulfur subunit B family protein, which gives rise to MALRFALYPGCAAKGATPELYQSTMAIVGRLGIDVVELAASSCCGAGVVTEAEPDVALALNARNFAQAERLGLDIMTICGTCQGVMAAANKRLKSEPGLLDRINRVLEPDGIAYRGTIQIKHLLWIIVREIGLRQLGAQVVTSLQGLRIAPFYGCYILRPSWDLGFDDPENPSSLEQVIRALGGEAVAYAGRTKCCGFPIILEKEAVAMAMSGANMKEAKEQGADCMVTPCPLCHLSLDIYQDRAGQAVNAQLNLPILHLPQLLGLAMGIPAKELGLARHLIPVDSIVRRINQSVRHS